In bacterium, a single window of DNA contains:
- the tilS gene encoding tRNA(Ile)-lysidine synthase: MSSSVPDILQRFLSRPETLGTRQEEIPPQERWPLLLAAVSGGADSIALFDALDSLREPLQFRLEIIHVHHGLRGEAADQDAAFVRRLAEQRQVPFHLERGDTRALMTQENLSMEEAARAIRYRAFCQIATQRHATAVVVAHHLDDDVETLLMRLMTGASLQGLAGMDEITWRQSTAIWRPFLRTPQAVLYRHLQARQLPWRFDASNLETGHLRNRIRQELLPRLQTDFNPQVVRTLGKLLQELKQLRTMELPGQEPGNALTVSEVGKQLPIGDEGLHIGAQLVPVEEWQFPVAAVQGLEQRERWALWRAVLRGLGIPPKELQRSLFDDLDTLISRTYGTLAIDLPGGLEARRTYGTLIFGTRQVPDEPPMPVSLSLAPWSWTDRYAGWVLMAELLDGEVPVVASPLQLGKRWWERALFQAQVSIPEITSELQIRSRQPGDTLALPQGGHTSLKECFIDQKLPQLFRERWPVIALPEGDILWVPGWPPAAVTTGSRSRKWQFTAVKTAHWG, translated from the coding sequence ATGAGTTCTTCAGTCCCCGACATCCTGCAGCGCTTCCTCAGCCGTCCGGAAACCCTCGGGACCCGGCAGGAGGAAATTCCGCCTCAGGAACGCTGGCCCCTCCTGCTGGCAGCGGTCTCCGGCGGAGCCGACTCCATCGCGCTCTTCGACGCTCTGGACAGCCTCCGGGAGCCCCTGCAATTCCGTCTGGAGATCATCCATGTCCATCATGGACTCCGGGGAGAAGCCGCAGACCAGGATGCTGCCTTTGTCCGGCGACTGGCGGAGCAGCGACAGGTGCCGTTTCACCTGGAAAGAGGTGATACCCGAGCGCTGATGACCCAGGAAAACCTGAGCATGGAAGAGGCGGCGCGGGCAATCCGGTACCGCGCCTTTTGCCAGATCGCGACACAGCGCCATGCCACAGCAGTCGTAGTCGCCCATCACCTGGATGACGATGTCGAGACCCTGCTAATGCGGCTGATGACCGGTGCCAGTCTCCAGGGGCTGGCCGGCATGGATGAGATCACCTGGCGGCAGTCCACGGCGATTTGGCGGCCCTTCTTGCGGACCCCGCAGGCCGTGCTGTACCGGCACTTGCAGGCCCGCCAGCTCCCCTGGCGCTTTGATGCCTCTAACCTCGAGACGGGGCATCTGAGAAATCGCATCCGGCAGGAACTCCTGCCACGACTCCAGACCGACTTCAATCCGCAAGTGGTCCGGACACTCGGCAAGCTCCTGCAGGAACTCAAGCAACTCCGGACTATGGAACTCCCCGGTCAGGAGCCAGGCAATGCGCTCACAGTCAGTGAAGTGGGGAAGCAACTCCCCATCGGTGATGAAGGGCTACATATCGGAGCGCAGCTGGTGCCGGTTGAAGAATGGCAGTTTCCCGTGGCGGCGGTGCAGGGCCTGGAGCAGCGCGAACGCTGGGCCCTCTGGCGGGCGGTGCTCCGGGGGCTGGGTATCCCGCCAAAAGAACTACAGCGATCCCTTTTTGACGACCTGGACACGCTCATCAGTCGTACCTACGGCACTCTCGCCATTGACCTGCCCGGAGGTCTGGAAGCGCGACGCACCTACGGCACGCTGATCTTCGGGACCCGGCAAGTGCCCGATGAGCCCCCCATGCCAGTTTCTCTCTCGCTTGCACCCTGGTCATGGACCGATCGCTATGCCGGGTGGGTGCTCATGGCGGAGTTACTCGACGGGGAAGTCCCGGTGGTCGCTTCACCTCTACAGCTGGGGAAACGTTGGTGGGAGCGCGCCCTCTTTCAGGCCCAGGTCAGCATTCCCGAGATCACGTCTGAGCTGCAGATTCGTTCGCGACAGCCCGGCGATACCCTGGCGCTGCCCCAGGGGGGACATACCAGCCTCAAGGAATGCTTCATCGATCAGAAGCTGCCGCAACTCTTTCGGGAACGCTGGCCGGTCATTGCCCTCCCGGAAGGGGATATCCTGTGGGTCCCTGGCTGGCCTCCAGCAGCCGTAACTACCGGCTCCAGATCACGCAAATGGCAGTTCACGGCGGTCAAAACTGCCCATTGGGGGTAG
- the nfo gene encoding Endonuclease 4, translating into MDNLGAHMSAAGGPQNAITEATAVGAQVLQLFSKNNNQWNARPLEDTTIKKWLDAWEKSDVWQAVIHDSYLINLGSPKDELWEKSIAAFVEEMHRAEQLRIPYLVMHPGAHVGEGEDFGIQRIIAAFNRILEATEGNPTQILIENTAGQGSNLGYRFEHIGAILEGVKEPERFGCCFDTCHALAGGYDFRTAEGYATTMADFDRLIGINRIRVFHMNDSKKDCCSRVDRHEHIGQGFVGLEAFRFLVNDARFFDVPMCLETPKVDNMDVTNLATLRGLRTKRSTAAVAKAVQAASAMARGTRTTQAAAA; encoded by the coding sequence ATGGATAACCTCGGTGCCCACATGTCCGCTGCTGGCGGTCCTCAAAATGCCATCACGGAGGCCACAGCGGTCGGGGCGCAGGTGCTCCAGCTGTTCAGCAAGAACAACAACCAATGGAACGCGCGTCCGCTGGAAGACACCACCATTAAGAAGTGGCTTGATGCCTGGGAGAAGTCAGATGTCTGGCAGGCGGTAATTCACGATTCCTACCTCATCAACCTGGGATCGCCCAAAGATGAGTTGTGGGAAAAGAGCATCGCGGCGTTTGTCGAGGAGATGCACCGGGCGGAGCAACTGCGCATCCCCTACCTCGTGATGCACCCCGGCGCGCATGTGGGCGAAGGTGAAGATTTCGGCATCCAGCGGATCATTGCTGCGTTCAATCGCATTTTAGAGGCGACCGAGGGAAATCCGACCCAGATCCTGATCGAGAACACCGCCGGGCAGGGCTCGAATCTGGGGTATCGCTTCGAGCACATCGGTGCGATTCTCGAGGGGGTGAAGGAGCCGGAGCGATTCGGTTGTTGCTTCGATACCTGTCACGCATTGGCGGGTGGCTACGACTTCCGTACGGCTGAGGGGTATGCCACCACGATGGCGGACTTCGACCGGCTGATCGGTATCAACAGGATCCGGGTCTTTCACATGAACGACTCCAAGAAGGATTGCTGCTCCCGGGTGGATCGCCACGAGCATATCGGTCAGGGATTTGTTGGCCTGGAGGCGTTTCGCTTTTTGGTGAACGATGCCCGGTTTTTTGACGTCCCGATGTGTCTGGAGACCCCTAAAGTCGACAACATGGACGTCACCAACCTGGCGACCCTGCGGGGCCTGCGGACTAAAAGGAGCACTGCCGCGGTCGCGAAAGCGGTCCAAGCCGCGAGCGCGATGGCCCGGGGAACCCGGACGACTCAGGCGGCAGCAGCGTAG
- the arnF gene encoding 4-amino-4-deoxy-L-arabinose-phosphoundecaprenol flippase subunit ArnF translates to MTAAQQAVSNLSAIPLILMSVVLGALGQLTMKNGFSILASKQHLAELTYLQKLPHIFTQPFVLAGLTMYVIGTFVWFAVLLKAELSFAYPFIALAYVITVIGSYYLFDEHLNIWKIAALCLIICGVLCLARGAQVAAQQQAQARGLKPDLAEQPVLDTLPPV, encoded by the coding sequence ATGACCGCCGCCCAACAAGCCGTTTCGAACCTGTCAGCCATCCCCCTCATCCTGATGTCGGTGGTGCTGGGAGCCCTGGGACAGCTGACCATGAAGAACGGCTTCTCGATCCTCGCGAGCAAACAGCATCTTGCCGAACTGACCTACCTGCAGAAGCTTCCCCACATTTTCACCCAGCCCTTCGTGCTGGCTGGGCTCACTATGTATGTCATCGGGACCTTTGTCTGGTTTGCGGTGCTTCTGAAGGCAGAACTGTCGTTCGCCTATCCGTTCATTGCCCTGGCGTATGTCATCACCGTGATCGGCAGCTACTACCTCTTTGATGAGCACCTGAACATCTGGAAGATCGCCGCGCTGTGCCTGATCATTTGTGGTGTCCTCTGTCTGGCCCGGGGAGCGCAGGTGGCGGCGCAACAGCAGGCGCAGGCCCGGGGACTGAAACCAGATCTCGCCGAGCAACCGGTCCTGGATACCCTGCCTCCTGTCTGA
- the wbbL_1 gene encoding N-acetylglucosaminyl-diphospho-decaprenol L-rhamnosyltransferase has protein sequence MVDNQSADDTVERIRHEFPDIRLLENAWNAGFAVAMNQALGAVLAATPADQDRLILLLNNDTLLATSCLTQLTTGLESQPVAGIAAPTIYYHASPEQVWYAGGGLDSVRCRAWHEGLRTVAAPSGPPTPTGYATGCALLVRASVLRQVGLLDEGYFMYWEDADLCCRARAAGWEVLWIPEARLWHKVSTSTGGNLAPRKLWRKFASGWRFWSRWHERPLWPLAYLQTSWQDFQRARQATAG, from the coding sequence GTGGTCGACAACCAGTCTGCCGATGACACAGTTGAGCGCATCCGCCACGAATTTCCTGACATCCGACTTCTGGAGAACGCCTGGAACGCCGGATTTGCGGTCGCCATGAATCAGGCCCTGGGTGCGGTGCTGGCAGCGACCCCAGCTGACCAGGACCGGCTGATCCTGTTGTTAAACAACGACACCCTGCTCGCCACCTCCTGCCTGACCCAACTCACCACCGGGTTGGAATCGCAGCCCGTCGCCGGGATCGCAGCCCCCACGATCTACTACCACGCATCCCCGGAACAGGTCTGGTATGCCGGCGGGGGCCTTGATTCGGTGCGCTGTCGCGCCTGGCACGAGGGGCTCCGGACAGTCGCAGCACCGTCAGGGCCACCGACACCTACGGGCTATGCCACCGGGTGTGCACTCCTGGTGCGGGCCAGCGTCCTGCGCCAGGTGGGGCTCCTCGATGAGGGGTACTTCATGTACTGGGAGGATGCCGATCTCTGCTGTCGCGCCAGAGCGGCAGGCTGGGAAGTCCTGTGGATTCCCGAGGCCCGTCTCTGGCACAAAGTCTCCACCTCCACGGGTGGCAACCTGGCTCCACGGAAACTCTGGCGAAAGTTCGCCAGTGGCTGGCGATTCTGGTCGCGATGGCATGAGCGTCCCCTCTGGCCCCTCGCGTACCTGCAGACTTCGTGGCAGGACTTCCAGCGTGCGCGACAGGCGACCGCAGGATGA
- the gpsA gene encoding Glycerol-3-phosphate dehydrogenase [NAD(P)+] — MAKLGVIGAGAWGTTLATLAARNGHTVHILGRDPIAMERYQATNRNLAYLDDIELPQSVHFTADPERALAAADAVLIAIPSEHLLGALTPLAPWLTSPDLPVCSSVKGFLDDQLRRVSQGLPEVLGAHPYATLSGPNLAREVLRGDPSVSVVASDSEATIDVFRAYFGSATFRLYGSRDVTGVELGGAVKNILAIAAGIASAVGFGMNTQAALLSRGMAEMTQLGASLGADPNTLLGIAGLGDAICTALSPLSRNVQLGHALAQGLTFDEASLRINGIAEGAGTARHVAAYASSEGLDLPITAGVAAVVQGERSVADTVGALMTRSWKMEVW; from the coding sequence ATGGCTAAGCTGGGGGTCATCGGCGCGGGGGCCTGGGGAACCACACTGGCCACCCTCGCGGCACGGAATGGGCATACGGTCCACATCCTGGGCCGTGATCCCATCGCGATGGAGCGCTACCAGGCGACGAACCGCAATCTGGCCTATCTGGACGACATTGAGCTGCCCCAGTCGGTGCACTTCACCGCAGACCCCGAGCGAGCACTCGCTGCGGCGGATGCCGTGCTGATCGCGATTCCCAGCGAGCACCTCCTCGGTGCCCTGACACCCCTGGCTCCCTGGCTGACCTCTCCTGACCTGCCTGTCTGCTCATCGGTGAAGGGATTCCTCGATGACCAGTTGCGCCGGGTGTCGCAGGGGTTGCCGGAGGTGCTGGGAGCGCATCCGTACGCGACACTCTCCGGACCGAATCTGGCGCGGGAAGTCCTGCGCGGGGACCCGAGTGTTTCGGTGGTGGCGTCGGACTCGGAAGCCACCATCGATGTCTTTCGAGCGTACTTTGGGAGTGCCACGTTCCGGCTCTACGGCTCCCGGGATGTCACAGGCGTCGAACTCGGCGGGGCGGTAAAGAACATCCTCGCGATCGCGGCTGGCATCGCCAGTGCCGTGGGATTCGGGATGAACACCCAGGCGGCGTTGCTCTCCCGGGGGATGGCGGAAATGACCCAGCTTGGGGCATCGCTGGGCGCTGATCCCAACACGCTGCTGGGCATCGCCGGGCTGGGCGATGCCATCTGCACGGCGCTGTCGCCCCTCTCCCGCAATGTCCAGTTGGGACATGCCCTGGCTCAGGGGCTGACGTTTGATGAAGCCTCGCTTCGGATCAATGGGATCGCCGAAGGGGCGGGTACGGCCCGGCATGTGGCGGCGTATGCGTCGAGCGAGGGGCTGGACCTCCCCATCACGGCAGGCGTCGCAGCCGTCGTGCAGGGGGAGCGGTCCGTGGCAGACACCGTGGGAGCGTTGATGACTCGCAGCTGGAAGATGGAAGTCTGGTGA
- the der_1 gene encoding GTPase Der: MARARSAPKLAPPTRPNPSGERPAPEDLPQVVILGRTNVGKSTLFNRVIGGREAIVHEARGVTRDRLKRTADWEGVYFALTDQAGWEAAGENPFREEMNRQIDLALREADVIWFVVDRQAGITSEDKQLAQRLRTLRDRTPILLIANKADDPLHDDMLYDCYELGFGDPWPISAIHGRGIVELLEATQPFLHQTMEEATEAPADSVPAEETALTFAILGRQNAGKSSLFNQLVGSERAIVSPLAGTTRDAIDARFEWKGREFCSIDTAGLKRRNKIDTDVDFYSMRRAEQALTRADVAVLVLDVSLGITDLDQKIGALIRDSHRACVIVANKWDLSEGKSKHQQAFISHIHDQLHYLFFAPVVFASALEGEGLTDLLIAIRKSHESFNKRIGTSELNGIVGAIWDQNPPAVWRNRRGKIYYATQVGVSPPHIVLSVNNPVLFVDSWRRYLYKALHETLQLPGSPIRVSYRARKRKAAE; the protein is encoded by the coding sequence ATGGCACGCGCACGTTCCGCCCCAAAGCTGGCTCCCCCGACTCGTCCGAATCCGTCCGGGGAGCGTCCAGCCCCCGAAGACCTGCCCCAGGTGGTGATCCTGGGCCGGACCAATGTTGGGAAAAGCACCCTTTTCAACCGGGTGATTGGGGGTCGGGAAGCGATTGTCCATGAAGCCCGGGGGGTCACCCGGGACCGTCTGAAGCGGACCGCTGACTGGGAAGGGGTTTACTTTGCCCTCACTGACCAGGCAGGCTGGGAAGCAGCGGGGGAAAATCCTTTCCGCGAGGAAATGAACCGGCAGATTGATTTAGCCCTGCGGGAGGCCGATGTCATCTGGTTTGTGGTGGATCGTCAGGCGGGTATCACGTCCGAGGACAAGCAGCTTGCCCAGCGCCTCCGCACGTTACGGGACCGGACACCGATCCTGCTGATCGCCAACAAGGCCGATGATCCGCTCCATGACGACATGCTGTACGACTGCTACGAGCTGGGATTCGGCGATCCCTGGCCGATCAGCGCGATCCATGGCCGGGGGATTGTCGAACTCCTCGAAGCGACCCAGCCGTTCCTGCACCAGACGATGGAGGAAGCCACTGAGGCCCCAGCGGACTCCGTCCCCGCCGAAGAGACGGCCCTGACCTTCGCTATTTTGGGGCGCCAGAATGCCGGGAAGTCGAGCCTGTTCAATCAGCTGGTGGGAAGCGAACGAGCGATCGTCTCGCCCCTGGCCGGGACGACCCGGGATGCGATCGATGCGCGGTTCGAGTGGAAGGGCCGGGAGTTCTGCTCGATTGATACCGCGGGGCTGAAGCGTCGGAACAAGATCGACACCGATGTCGACTTCTACTCCATGCGTCGGGCGGAGCAGGCTTTGACCCGGGCCGATGTCGCGGTCCTGGTGCTGGATGTCTCGCTGGGGATTACCGATCTTGATCAGAAAATCGGCGCACTGATCAGGGACAGTCACCGGGCATGCGTCATTGTGGCGAACAAGTGGGATTTGTCCGAGGGGAAGTCGAAGCATCAGCAGGCCTTCATCAGCCATATCCACGACCAGCTGCACTACCTTTTCTTTGCGCCGGTAGTGTTTGCCTCGGCGCTGGAGGGGGAGGGTCTGACCGACCTCCTGATCGCCATCAGGAAGTCGCATGAATCATTCAACAAGCGGATAGGGACCAGCGAGCTCAACGGCATCGTCGGGGCCATCTGGGATCAGAACCCGCCGGCGGTCTGGCGGAATCGGCGCGGGAAGATTTACTACGCCACGCAAGTGGGGGTCTCGCCGCCCCACATCGTGCTTTCGGTGAACAATCCGGTGCTCTTTGTCGACTCCTGGCGTCGCTATCTCTACAAAGCGCTGCATGAGACCCTGCAACTCCCAGGCAGCCCCATTCGGGTGAGCTACAGGGCCAGGAAGCGGAAGGCCGCAGAGTAG
- the degP gene encoding Periplasmic serine endoprotease DegP has product MSLRTVQTGHTRHPLYPLFLGIFGILCVIAGVIFAAEFRPPNPAYADEPEALTLQTAVNVPGNFTNNPFREVVRQVKPAVVNIETDRKVAAGSRNQNPFGDLPFQFGPPQRPEAKPFGDEPETVPTGGSGFIVDPRGYIITNNHVIEEAVRIRVTLDDGRVLDADIVGRDPNTDVAVLKLKNPKGTLPFLKLGDSDVAEIGDWVIAVGSPLGLSQSVTVGVVSAKNRNSVNIPGAGAKYSDFIQTDAAINFGNSGGPLLTIDGTVLGMNTAIAGGQGVSGIGFAVPANKIKFVYDNLIREGVVRRGYIGLLVQPVSLNEAKANGLEIAKGATVARVEPKAPAERAGLEFGDLITHVDGIEVQNNQHLVNLIAEKGVGVTIKLKVLRDGKPLEKTLRTEQRPDELDQAQPASTPGAAPDDEAPPREATLILQDLGLQLSEIDPALSRRLDLPAGTTGVYVEAVKRTSPAHDEGFAEGDIITHIDRTAITGLAGFEDTLRQAGSGTGFARLTVKRLLRGEWVSFPFRLPVEQ; this is encoded by the coding sequence ATGAGTCTGCGGACCGTCCAGACAGGTCACACCCGCCACCCGCTCTATCCCCTGTTCCTGGGCATTTTCGGAATTCTCTGTGTGATCGCAGGCGTCATCTTCGCCGCGGAGTTCCGTCCACCCAATCCAGCTTATGCCGATGAGCCCGAAGCGCTGACCCTGCAGACTGCGGTCAACGTGCCCGGCAACTTCACCAACAACCCCTTCCGGGAAGTCGTGCGGCAGGTGAAGCCCGCGGTCGTCAACATCGAAACGGACCGCAAAGTCGCTGCTGGCTCGCGCAATCAGAACCCCTTCGGCGACCTGCCGTTCCAGTTCGGACCGCCGCAGCGGCCGGAGGCGAAACCTTTTGGCGATGAGCCCGAAACTGTCCCGACCGGAGGTTCCGGCTTCATCGTGGACCCCAGGGGCTACATCATCACGAACAACCACGTCATCGAGGAAGCCGTTCGGATTCGGGTCACGCTGGATGATGGACGGGTCCTGGATGCCGATATCGTCGGACGGGACCCCAACACTGATGTGGCGGTCCTGAAGCTAAAAAATCCCAAAGGGACCCTGCCGTTCCTGAAGCTGGGTGACAGCGATGTCGCCGAAATCGGCGACTGGGTCATCGCAGTTGGCAGCCCCCTGGGGCTTTCGCAGTCAGTCACCGTCGGTGTGGTAAGCGCCAAGAACCGTAATTCGGTCAACATCCCTGGTGCGGGAGCCAAGTACAGCGATTTCATCCAGACCGATGCCGCGATTAACTTCGGCAACTCCGGCGGCCCGCTGCTGACCATCGATGGCACCGTACTCGGCATGAACACCGCCATCGCTGGCGGACAGGGTGTCAGCGGGATTGGATTCGCGGTCCCGGCGAACAAGATCAAGTTCGTCTACGACAACCTCATTCGCGAGGGAGTCGTTCGACGGGGCTACATCGGCCTGCTCGTCCAGCCAGTTTCGCTGAATGAAGCGAAAGCCAATGGCCTGGAAATCGCCAAGGGCGCAACCGTCGCCCGGGTCGAGCCCAAAGCCCCCGCTGAGCGAGCCGGCCTGGAATTCGGCGACCTCATCACCCACGTCGATGGCATCGAAGTCCAGAACAACCAGCATCTGGTGAATCTCATCGCGGAAAAAGGCGTCGGAGTCACCATCAAGCTCAAAGTACTGCGCGATGGCAAGCCACTGGAAAAGACCCTCCGCACCGAACAGCGTCCCGATGAGCTGGATCAGGCGCAGCCCGCGTCTACCCCAGGCGCAGCCCCCGATGATGAGGCTCCCCCGCGGGAAGCCACCCTCATCCTCCAGGACCTCGGGCTCCAGCTGAGCGAGATCGATCCCGCCCTGAGTCGGCGACTCGATCTGCCCGCTGGTACGACCGGCGTCTATGTCGAGGCCGTGAAGCGAACCTCGCCTGCTCATGACGAAGGATTTGCGGAAGGCGACATCATCACCCACATCGACCGAACCGCTATCACTGGGCTCGCCGGTTTCGAGGACACCCTCAGGCAGGCGGGATCGGGGACTGGCTTTGCCCGACTTACCGTCAAGCGCCTGCTGCGGGGCGAGTGGGTAAGCTTCCCCTTCCGGCTCCCAGTCGAGCAGTAG
- the plsY gene encoding Glycerol-3-phosphate acyltransferase, with protein MDPATKALLLIILAYLVGSIPFGYLVAWAYGDIDIREHGSGNIGATNVWRTLGAFPGAVTLLFDFSKGLLPVTSALWTVRLDEFGNNGLLWSSVICLVGLSAIMGHAFPVWFQFRGGKIVATGLGVMVAIAGKWMLIPVGVFLVTLLVTRYVSLASICGGITVPVLFLVGATTEHRVFPESDPAGNRTFLVFAIFIGLFLVLKHAQNIRRLLNGTEPRIGQKRAGQPLPEPGHG; from the coding sequence ATGGATCCCGCCACCAAAGCGCTGCTACTGATCATCCTCGCCTACCTGGTGGGGTCGATACCTTTTGGGTATCTGGTGGCGTGGGCCTATGGGGACATCGACATCCGGGAGCATGGGTCTGGCAACATAGGCGCGACCAATGTCTGGCGGACTCTGGGGGCGTTCCCCGGCGCTGTGACGCTGCTGTTCGATTTCTCCAAAGGGCTGCTGCCCGTGACATCCGCGCTCTGGACAGTTCGGCTGGATGAATTCGGCAACAACGGACTGTTGTGGTCTTCCGTGATTTGCCTCGTCGGACTCTCGGCCATCATGGGCCACGCCTTCCCGGTCTGGTTTCAGTTTCGGGGGGGCAAGATTGTCGCTACCGGACTCGGGGTCATGGTCGCCATCGCGGGGAAATGGATGCTGATTCCGGTCGGTGTGTTCCTGGTGACGCTGCTGGTCACGCGCTATGTCTCGCTCGCCAGCATCTGTGGCGGCATCACGGTGCCAGTCCTGTTTCTCGTGGGAGCTACGACCGAACACCGGGTCTTCCCCGAAAGTGACCCCGCTGGCAACCGGACCTTTCTCGTTTTCGCCATCTTCATTGGACTGTTCCTCGTGCTCAAACATGCCCAGAACATCAGACGCCTGCTGAATGGCACCGAGCCGCGCATCGGGCAAAAGCGGGCGGGACAGCCGCTGCCGGAGCCCGGACATGGCTAA
- the ftsH_1 gene encoding ATP-dependent zinc metalloprotease FtsH encodes MTKSWNSIFILIVLLLFALLYSFIIANKKTTPLTAPELVHRLGQGDTIIKSVEVHPDEGYISGELLLPPGSEPQPYRVDLPKPISMEDVMRLYERAGINLQEEPAGIPLPKVKPTPLFLSLVGPMMVFILPVLLFGFFYFFMVKQAQASGGQALSFGKSRAKLLTDKPNVSFKDVAGVSEAVEELHEIVEFLKEKKKFISLGAKIPKGVLLVGPPGCGKTLLARAIAGEAGVPFFHMSGSDFVEMFVGVGASRVRDLFEQAKRHAPAIVFIDEIDAVGRQRGTGLGGGHDEREQTLNQLLVEMDGFDTNSGVILIAATNRPDVLDPALLRPGRFDRRVVVDKPDYKGREEILIIHSRETPLDDDVDLRLLARRTPGFSGADLRNLVNEAAILAARENGKKVTMHHFEEATERVMAGPTRRSRVISEKEKKVIAYHESGHAMAMYYSGDLDPIHKITIIPRGMALGYTMQLPGEDRYLTTRSELLQKIKAALGGRVAEEVIFQEQTTGASDDLQRVTDLARRMVMDFGMSTKLGPITFGNRHGGSVFLGRDMMEERNYSEEIAYEIDKEVDAIVTSAYEDVKSIMSTHIDRLHALATALLERETLDAEEVRLLMEGQELPPESVSRPQPPSSGTLTPVEEPGRETPRREPGIGGLAPSPS; translated from the coding sequence ATGACCAAAAGCTGGAACAGCATCTTCATCCTCATCGTCCTCCTCCTGTTTGCCCTGCTTTACAGCTTCATCATCGCAAACAAGAAGACGACCCCTCTGACGGCTCCTGAACTGGTGCATCGCCTGGGACAGGGCGACACTATCATCAAGTCCGTCGAAGTCCATCCCGATGAGGGCTACATCAGCGGCGAATTGCTCCTCCCGCCCGGCAGTGAGCCGCAACCCTACCGGGTCGACTTGCCCAAGCCCATCTCGATGGAAGATGTCATGCGCCTCTATGAGCGCGCCGGCATCAACCTGCAGGAAGAACCGGCCGGGATCCCCCTGCCGAAAGTCAAACCAACCCCGCTCTTCCTGTCGCTGGTGGGACCAATGATGGTCTTCATCCTGCCGGTCCTCCTCTTTGGGTTCTTCTACTTCTTTATGGTGAAGCAGGCGCAGGCCTCCGGTGGCCAGGCTCTGTCGTTCGGGAAATCCCGTGCGAAGCTCCTGACCGATAAGCCCAACGTCTCGTTCAAAGATGTCGCTGGCGTGTCCGAAGCCGTCGAGGAACTGCACGAAATTGTGGAGTTCCTCAAAGAGAAAAAGAAGTTCATCAGCCTGGGGGCCAAGATCCCCAAGGGTGTGCTCCTGGTCGGACCTCCCGGCTGCGGCAAGACTCTCCTGGCCCGGGCGATTGCCGGCGAGGCCGGAGTCCCGTTCTTCCACATGTCCGGGTCGGACTTCGTAGAGATGTTCGTTGGCGTCGGCGCGAGCCGCGTCCGCGACCTCTTCGAGCAGGCGAAACGACATGCCCCGGCAATCGTCTTCATCGACGAAATCGATGCCGTAGGACGGCAGCGTGGGACCGGCCTGGGTGGCGGTCACGATGAGCGCGAGCAGACGCTGAACCAGCTGCTGGTCGAGATGGACGGCTTCGACACAAACTCCGGTGTCATCCTCATTGCCGCCACAAACCGGCCTGATGTCCTGGACCCGGCCCTCCTGCGCCCTGGTCGCTTTGATCGCCGCGTGGTGGTCGATAAGCCGGACTACAAGGGCCGCGAAGAAATCCTCATCATCCATAGTCGGGAGACGCCGCTGGATGACGATGTCGACCTCCGCCTGCTGGCGCGTCGCACTCCCGGGTTTTCCGGTGCCGATCTGCGCAACCTGGTGAACGAAGCCGCGATTCTGGCAGCCCGCGAAAACGGGAAAAAGGTCACGATGCATCACTTCGAGGAGGCCACGGAGCGGGTCATGGCAGGTCCGACCCGTCGCAGCCGCGTGATCTCCGAGAAGGAAAAGAAGGTCATCGCCTACCACGAGTCGGGACACGCCATGGCGATGTACTACTCCGGCGACCTCGACCCGATCCACAAGATCACCATCATTCCCCGCGGCATGGCCCTGGGCTACACCATGCAGCTGCCCGGTGAGGATCGCTACCTCACCACCCGCAGCGAATTGCTTCAGAAGATCAAGGCCGCCCTCGGTGGCCGGGTCGCGGAGGAAGTCATCTTCCAGGAGCAGACCACCGGCGCATCCGATGACCTGCAACGGGTCACCGACCTGGCGCGTCGCATGGTTATGGACTTCGGCATGAGCACCAAGCTCGGTCCCATCACCTTCGGCAACCGGCATGGGGGATCGGTCTTCCTGGGGCGCGACATGATGGAAGAGCGCAACTACTCTGAGGAGATTGCGTATGAGATCGACAAGGAAGTCGATGCCATCGTCACCTCAGCCTACGAAGATGTAAAGAGCATCATGTCGACCCACATCGACCGGCTCCACGCCCTGGCGACTGCCCTGTTGGAGCGCGAGACCCTCGACGCCGAAGAAGTCCGGCTCCTCATGGAGGGGCAGGAACTGCCGCCGGAGTCGGTCTCCCGACCCCAGCCGCCCTCCAGCGGGACCCTGACTCCGGTGGAGGAGCCCGGGCGGGAGACCCCGCGACGGGAACCCGGCATCGGGGGGCTGGCACCCAGCCCCAGCTAA